GATACGAAGGCACTCAGAACTTTCGCTTTTCacttaaaatcaatcaaaaacaCAACTCAACTACTCCAAAACACTCATGCAGACAAGTTGGGATTATGAGCAACTTGCAGAGCTGGTAGCTACACAGGGTGCGGTGGCTGGCGTGATACTCTAGCTTCACATGGCCGTTGGGATTTGACCTGCACTTTATTTCCTACCAGACATAAAAAACGCTTATCCCTCAGGATCGATATGTCGGAAAATTTAGTAATTTTGAAACCGTGACTTTTTCATATCATGTTATACCTTGAAACCAGTAACCAGCCCTAGCCTTGGGCCAAtataacatatttattacattcgaatgtgattttatttaaggtcTTCTTCTTGAAGAGTGCATAACTGAGAGTGTCCCGTTTCTTCTTGACTCAGAAAAGTAGTCAAGAGGTTCAAGGTAACTTGTGGGGAGCTGCCGATAACCACAGCATGGTTGAATCTGTTGTCAGGGCAACTGTTAGTGGTGCACTCAATGAATCTGAGTTTTACGAAAGAATAGAGACAAAAGAGCCATTATTGCCCTACTTTAATTTTTTCACAACTAGACAGTGtcacatttttctatttctgtgaTGAACTGGTCTAGTCATCTATTAAACACATATTAATTACCTATTTTAGGTTTGCACCAGGACCAGAGTAACTAATTTCATTCCACCTcatgtttttaacatgtttgaaacaaaaataaattccttgAATCCTTAAAACatgcagcttttatttgaaTATCTCATCAACTTTcctcttatttaatttttttcccatttctgcctgtttttcttcattcattACTACAGCAGTGTGCACCATTTGGTAACATTGtcattaatgtttaatttgtcaTTATTGTCATTGAAATTTGATATTAATTTCCCACACTACAGATGTAGTTTATTTACTTGTAGATATCTCTTTCAaatgcagttttgtttgtttgcttgtatatttttatattttggaaattAAACCTTTTCATTCCTTTTCGTTTCTGCTCAGGATATTCAGTACCTCTTGAAGCTTTCGTTCCGGGACCTGCGGCATTTCCGGCAGAAAGAATATGAGGAGGAAGGCATATCAATGCAAGAGATATTGGAGTATTGCCACGCTCCTATAAAGGGTCTGAACATACTGCAGGAAGAGAACGCTAAATATGTCATCATAATGGACTGTTATGATTGCTACGAGGCGCCTCTGGACTTTCAGGTATCCCCTCTGCACACATTCGGGAGAATCTTCATCTAAAAATGTGTTCCTTATTCataaattcaaagttttaactatttttattacacagagtgatatatttcaagaGTTCTTTTCTGTGAACTAATTACTATTGATTTGAgcaaatgaaaaagcaaaatttatGATTCTCAGAATATTTAATAGGATTGTTATAAAAAAGAAGTTGTCTATCAGTGTCTGTCCACAGGACAGCCGTCACGTCAGCAGTCTTGCTCATGACTATGAGTCATAAAATTGCCGTTCTAAATAGATTCACTCTGTGGTGAATCTGTAATTTTCACTTTCAGAATTGAATCACTTAAATAAATTAACGTTTTGCTGATTAACTGACATGGATCTGTTGACATGCTGGCCTGCATTTGGAAtaaagaagtaaataaataaataaatctaggaaaataaaaacaacctcaGTAATAAGGAAATGTCTTGTAGcaaaaacaagttgttttttttgtaaaggttttatgttttgttcttatATTCAGAAAGCTCCGGAGATTACTGATAAcaacaccaaaacacacatAGATACGCTGATTGTTAACCTCATACGAGGAAATTTGCTTCCGAATGCTCGACTCTGGATCCTGGGAAGACGAGCAGCGATCACAGAGATACCGTCTAAGTTTGTAGATGTTGTCGCTGAGCTGCAGGGTTTTAGGTaggtgttttcttttatttgttaaaagtcTCTCTTTCTagcagtttgctttttctttaccctcttctctgtgttttccagtGATGAGATGAAAGACGAATACCTGACCAAACGCTTTACTGACCCTCAGTTAGCAGCGAAGATTGTGAGACACTACAAGCGTGTGCCGATAATTCAGATTCTTGCTCGGCAGCCGTTTTTCACCTGGATGGTggcaaaaatattcaagagCTGCTATAAGCAGGGCAACTATGGAAGCAACAAGCCCAGAGTGACGCCGCTTCTCATCCACTTTATTATCATTCAGACGAATCGCATGCTGAAGTTCTACTTCAGAAAGAGGGATAATGAGGTGTGTACTGCTTTTCCCTGTATAAATGTTGTCTGTCCATGTCTTAATTTCAGTGTTAGCgtttgaaatgatttgtttctgGCTTGTTTTCATGTAGAAATGGACTGACGTCGAGGTTAACTTGCTGAGAATGTTAGGGAAGATGTCCTTCAAGATGCTGGAGAAGAACACCAACGTGTTCACAGAGGAGGATGTAAAGGACGTGTCTCTGGAGCTGAACGAGGTGGTTATGTTCTCGGGCCTTTGTACTGAGCTCATTCCTACAGCCATCACTGGGAAAAGGACTTTCTGCTTCTCTCACTACACCATTCAGGTAAACCACCATGTTGTGTCTGTATATTACACCCAACTAATGATTTATTGAGAATTTAACTCCTCACTAATGAGTCTGCAGTTTGCTCTTGATAAGGAATGTGGAATTgaagcattttacaaaaatgaagcCGTTTTGTGAGAATTTTATTGGAGATTTGTAAGAATAAATCTAGGCTTTAAAATATGAGAAAGTTGGTCCTAAATACTCCGTTTTTTAGATAACTTTAGACTAAAACAACCAGGTTCTATGCAAGTACAGTACataccaaaagtttggacacactttctcattgaactcaatgagaaggtgtgtccaaacttttggtctgtactgtatgtcaagAGGAATGTTATTTTGATGGTCTAATTTGGGCTTTTatgagctatttttaaagtatgTGAGGAGTGTCAGAATGATACCAACCAGAAGAAAATCAGCCGATGTTAAATCAACATTCATTCAGAGCAAGATCCTAGAGACTTTTGAGCCTGATACGTGCGGTCGTCTTCAGCTTGAGTCCGGCTGTATCTCCACAGATATGTGGCAGCTCTATGATCGTCTGTCTGGCTTAGAGACACATGTCAGCATGGAGTCTAGCGCTGCTTCTATCTTGTTTGTTTGGGGAAATCACttttaaacaggaaatggaTGGCTGTCTGGTCTTGTTTGGGATTCTGAAGCAAGTTGTTATTCCAAAGAGGTCTATGCAAAAAAGTTATGAAATCCTAAACACACAAATGACaggataaaacaacacaaagactgATAGAGCTGCAAATTAGCAGTGTGTGATGCAAAACAATCCAAATATATTAATTGGTTATTTTTTGTGCTgttgtttctaatttaattgTCACAGTTATGTGATGCTCACGCTCAGTGAAATTTATCAATTGACTCTCAAACTAAGATGAATATTGGGATGAATGGCTTGTCTAAATTGCGCTTGGTCATGATGGTGGGTTTACAttcatgattgtttttcttgcatGTCTTTTTGTTGCCCTTTGATGGACTGGTGCTTAGGGGGGAACCAGGCCTCTCGCTCCGTTGCCTACTGGATGTACGCAGAATTAAACAGGATGGAGAATGAATGGATTATTTGGGGAGCTGGATCGATAATAATTGTTATTCCTTTGCTGTACAGCTTCTTTCCAACACCATTCCTACCCTTAAAACTGAGTATAGTTAAATGTTACACTGTAAAAGCTGGGCtccttttagaaaaataattattttataacttaAATTCACAATATTTTCGATCATTATCGATCACTTGGAAAATCTAAGGTTGTTTATCCTCTTCGGTGGAGGCAGAGTGATGAGCAGCAAtgtcaaataaagtttttctttcctgccGCAATATTTCAACctcttaaaacaaaatgaaacacactttcttgtttgtttgggggTTTGGTTTTGCACTTTTATTGCACCAAATACCCCAGAAGTTGCTTCACGTTGCAGTTTCCACTTTCCCCCACAAGGTGGCGTAGCTGCTTGAGAGAAATGGAAAGCAGTGTGACGTTACAGCTGCCTGTTACATTTGTAAACACTGTAGCTATTCACAAGCATAAACACTCCTAACCAATCCTTTAACATTCGCTGTTTCCTCTTCTAGGAGTTCATGGCTGCTCTGTACGTCTTCTTAGCTTTCTACCTGGACTCTAAGAACGTTCTGGAGAGTGGCTTCCTGCCCAGAGTCTTGTTATATAAATACAATGGCAAATCAGCTGCAGGCCTTGTGCAGTGCGCTGTGGCCCGGACCCTGGGCTCCAAGCTGGGACATTACGACATGTTCCTGCGTTACTTGTGTGGCCTGTTCTCCCTACACTGCCACAACAACCTGCTCCAGGGCTTCCTGTATTCACACGGCATGCCGAAGGTGGAAGGACTTGGGGAGGTGGAGCAGTTGCTGGACCACACCATCCAGACCGCTCCTGAAGAAAGGAAGCGGAATCTGTACGAGTGCCTTAGAGAGATGACACAGGAAGATGAATGAGCTGAGTTTAGAGGACGGCATGTAATGGATGAAGGCTGTTTTGATTTCATTCAACTATGTTTTAAATAAGGTGAAGTTGGAAATAACTGAAAACTAACATTAAGAGACAATCATTAAAGCAGTACTTGCTTTTATTATGATGAAACAAAGAATACTCTAGTGTTTTAGCTGCACCAGACGgcataaaatgttcttttatacATTCTAAAGGTAGACCTTTTACAGCACTGTGGTATGTGTATCCAGTCCTACAcagattacatttaaaatactctgtGTCTCtggtttttctcatttcatttcgTTCTCTATTTCAGTCTGGCATCATCTTATTTTTGTCCAATCACTGGATAACTTCTTCATTTTCCTAAGCAGAGAGAAATTACACTGGATTTAAGGTTAAGGTTTGGGATCCTCAAatccagtcctccagggccaGTGTCATGTTAgatgtctctacttcaacacacctgagtcaagtAAATGAGGTCATTAGGATTCTGGAGAACTTGACGGCAGATGATTTAGCCACCTGATTGAGGTGTGTTGAATCCCGGCCTTTGGGGATTGGATATGAGGACCTCTGGTTTAGATAATAAATGGAGAAATGATACAGAAGCAAACAGACTTTTGAGTGTTTGCAGAAGAAAGCAAAATTGAGAAAGAAGAGTCCAAAGATCATCTGCTGTCCTTCTCTTTCACATTTCCTTAaacttggtaaaatgttgttttttttatttttgcttgtttgaatattttcttctaGTTGTGTTGACTTTTCCAAACATTGTTATTGATTATGCTTGGTGAATGTAAGAGGGCATATAATgagtttttcttactttaataTAATATTTGATTGTCTGGATCTgtattttttggctttattcCTGAAGGTTAATTAAAATTGTCAGTAGCAATGAAATCCAAACACAAAGCTGCTGTTGCCACAGCTGAGGATGTTTTCTAGAGAAAGATTCTCTTTTATATTGGTTTTTCTGCTTCTCCTACGTTCCAGAGAATGAACCATCAATGTGTGATTTGACTCCCAGTATAAGGTTCCCATTTTCAAAAAGGACTTGACTACATTTACTTAGTGTAGTTTTTATGGTTGTTGTTTTACCCCATTTTCAATTTGTACTTTCATAAAATCAACACTAAATAAATATAGTCAAGCTCTTTTTGCATCAGAGCTTCAGATCCTACCAGGAAACTCAAGAGTTAGTTCATTTGGTTTCTCAATTAAATGATTGCACAAGAAACCCTGATAAAATACACAATATTTGGTcatgacaattaaaaaaatgttcttaacttgttttttattgtgggGGCTTGGAGCCTAAACTACAGACGTAAACTCGCTGTTTATACATTGTTCAATGGTTTCTCTAACTTTCcattacattttattgagaATTTATGTTACTTTTGGCTGCTTAACTGCTTTCTTGGTTTCAAGAAGTGGGAAACAGTTTTGTAGCGCATGTAGCGTGCATGGGGGACACTAGAGAGCACAGGTAAAGAAGGTGGGGGGAACATTTCCCACACATACCCCGCGTCAGCAACGCTCATGCTGATGCAGACTGTTGTTTATTTCAGCCTCGGTAAGGTTGCACTTAAAGACATCAAATCTAGAGAAATCATGACCCAGTGAGACAGGACGCCTTCAATGTTAGATAAAATTGGGttcaatttattgttttgaacaGCAGATATGAAAGTATATATATTCTCTAAACCAAGACAAggaatgaaacttttattttaaggtaGCTATTCTTCAACAGAACTGATAGTTAAATAGCAAATTGTAATAAATTGTAAGAACCTATGTATTATgctgtacaaaagaaaaatatgtaagaaaggcaaaacaccaaattttatttgaaaggcaTGCGAGAAATACACCAGCAGTGATTCAAAACAATCCTCCAGAGTAagattaatttagttttcaggCATCACAGTCGTATCTGTAAAGGAAAGacatggttattttattttttaatgtatttttgttttgttttttttagtca
Above is a window of Xiphophorus hellerii strain 12219 chromosome 18, Xiphophorus_hellerii-4.1, whole genome shotgun sequence DNA encoding:
- the nlrc3l gene encoding protein NLRC3, whose protein sequence is MDSENNQAAGSDVESDNETYERPPSSYGSMKSECDEMEKSDEEEEGGEGIAEVVCFAAPDPPAPPVVGSHMGHSLYTETLCTEATEQTRPPGGLVIDAGSEELDDIEDAELDDDDELLTTCSPEPPEPLEMEGLPQEDESSQLGKLDPELDLPYIFKSIQEVISRLNNDEMFKFKIWFKKWEPLAVLQEVLDGDVLDFVDKIIELFGQDKALSKTISTLERLEKTEEINELQTKCAKAIFRFYLKEYLFRKSQITHEGVPQPGKQQFLNAVYVAPQISIRGFGGVDPSHEILAQTPKPIQVPSEDSLVALNNLFRLQKDDGSPVKTVVTTGIPGVGMSVSVSKFCLDWSEEKANRDIQYLLKLSFRDLRHFRQKEYEEEGISMQEILEYCHAPIKGLNILQEENAKYVIIMDCYDCYEAPLDFQKAPEITDNNTKTHIDTLIVNLIRGNLLPNARLWILGRRAAITEIPSKFVDVVAELQGFSDEMKDEYLTKRFTDPQLAAKIVRHYKRVPIIQILARQPFFTWMVAKIFKSCYKQGNYGSNKPRVTPLLIHFIIIQTNRMLKFYFRKRDNEKWTDVEVNLLRMLGKMSFKMLEKNTNVFTEEDVKDVSLELNEVVMFSGLCTELIPTAITGKRTFCFSHYTIQEFMAALYVFLAFYLDSKNVLESGFLPRVLLYKYNGKSAAGLVQCAVARTLGSKLGHYDMFLRYLCGLFSLHCHNNLLQGFLYSHGMPKVEGLGEVEQLLDHTIQTAPEERKRNLYECLREMTQEDE